Sequence from the Xenorhabdus nematophila ATCC 19061 genome:
CGGCTTCCGTTAATGTTGTGGCATCCGCCATAGTAAACGGAACATCTAAATAGCGGGCGAGTGTTTCTGCCAACAAAGTTTTACCGCTACCTGTCGGACCAATCAGCAAAATATTACTTTTGCCTAGTTCCACACCATTATTGGTATCACCATTACGCAGTCTTTTGTAATGGTTATAGACAGCCACTGCTAATACCTTTTTCGCCTGTTCCTGACCAATGACATAATCATCCAGATGTTGACGAATCTCATGAGGAGTAGGCAATGCGCTACGCTCACGATGTGGCACTAGCTCTTTAATTTCTTCGCGAATGATATCATTACATAAATCGACACATTCATCGCAGATATACACTGACGGGCCAGCTATTAATTTCCGTACTTCATGTTGGCTTTTCCCGCAGAAAGAGCAATACAGCAGCTTTCCTGAACCGTCTTTGCGCTTATCTGTCATCAGTCAACCTCACTTTATGAGCTGTTATCCCAGTTTATCTGGCATAACAGAAAAAACGCTGTTCTATTACTCCGCTTAGTCTGACGTCAAGACAAAAAAGCGTTTATAAAATACCCGCATCGGAGTAATAGAATAATTATAAATGAATTAATTGCGCTGGGTGAATATACTATCAACCAGCCCGTAGTCTACGGCCTCCGAAGCTGATAAGAAACGGTCACGTTCTGTGTCCTCTTCAATCTTATCAAGTGGTTGCCCAGTATGTTTCGCCATCAACTCGTTCATACGAGCTTTAACCTTAAGTATTTCCTGAGCATGGATTTGAATGTCAGTTGCCTGCCCCTGGAAACCACCTAACGGCTGATGAATCATGACTCTGGAATTCGGCAGGCAGAAACGCTTGCCTTCTGCTCCAGCAGCCAACAGGAATGAGCCCATTGAACAGGCCTGTCCCATACAAATAGTACTCACATCCGGTTTGATAAACTGCATCGTGTCATAAATAGACATACCCGCCGTAATAACCCCACCCGGAGAATTGATATATAGATGAATATCTTTTTCTGGATTTTCAGCTTCCAAGAATAACATTTGGGCGACAATCAGGTTCGCCATATGATCTTCGACTTGGCCAGTCAGAAAAATAATACGATCTTTTAATAAGCGGGAGTAAATATCAAATGCACGTTCTCCACGCGCTGTTTGTTCAACCACCATCGGCACCAAAGACATGTTAGGTGCATATTGATCTTGCTTGCCACTGTATGACATTTCCGTCTCCTAATAGAACTCACGCTGGTGCCATTCATAACTGATTCTACTTGAGATAAGCAATGATGACCATGATCCAAAGTTAACTCACAAGGGGGGTTCTCCCCTCTAAAAAGTAGTAAGCTCTTACATAATAGTAAGAAAGGATATGAGGTTAAATCTGTTTTTTTCAAGAACAATAAAAAAACCCGCAAGCAGAGCCTGCGGGTTTCCTTCATTGAAAGAGAGATTTCATCATCTCAGGCAATCAATAAATGAAACTTATGCCATTTGATTTTGGTTCATAAGATCATTGAAGCCAGTTTCTTTTTCAGAAACTTTAGCTTTGCTCAGAACGAGTTCAACAGCTTGCTCTTCCAGAGCGATGTTGCGAACATTGTTCATCATTTCTTTATTTTTGCTGTAGTATTCAACAACTTCTTTCGGATCTTCGTAAGCTGCCGCCATCTCTTCGATCAACGCATTTACGCGATCTTCGTCGACTTTCAGCTCATTGCTGCTGATAACTTCACCTAACAGCAGACCAACAACAACGCGGCGTTTCGCCTGCTCTTCGAACAGTTCACGTGGCAGTTCCAGAGCTTGTTTCTCATTACCACCGAAACGTTGAGCCGCTTGACGACGTAAAACATCAATTTCGCCATCAACAACAGCAGCAGGAACGTCAATTTCGTTGGCCTTAACCAGACCATCAAGAACCTGAGTTTTAATGCGGTTGCGAACAGCATTTTTCAGTTCACGTTCCAT
This genomic interval carries:
- the clpP gene encoding ATP-dependent Clp endopeptidase proteolytic subunit ClpP is translated as MSYSGKQDQYAPNMSLVPMVVEQTARGERAFDIYSRLLKDRIIFLTGQVEDHMANLIVAQMLFLEAENPEKDIHLYINSPGGVITAGMSIYDTMQFIKPDVSTICMGQACSMGSFLLAAGAEGKRFCLPNSRVMIHQPLGGFQGQATDIQIHAQEILKVKARMNELMAKHTGQPLDKIEEDTERDRFLSASEAVDYGLVDSIFTQRN